The Rhizobium sp. WSM4643 genome window below encodes:
- a CDS encoding ABC transporter substrate-binding protein codes for MTISSISRRTLMKGTALLLASTALARQALGQAAPGGGRLIVAADSEPKNLNPAIVASNGVFFVASKVIEPLAEASFDGKDGLSPRLATSWEGSADGLSVIFKLRDGVTWHDGKPFTSVDVAFSALNIWKPLQNLGRLVFANLEAVDTPDDYTAIFRFSRPTPFQLIRNALPVVTSVVAKHIFDGTDIATNPANNTPIGTGPFKFAEHKPGEYYRLTRNENYWDKEQPKLDEIVFRVLPDREAAGSALEAEEIQLAAFSAVPLADLDRISKVAGIKVISKGYEALTYQLVVEINHRRKELADLRVRQAIAQAIDKKFVVDTIFLGYAAASTGPVPKNAPQFYTPDVAAYDFNPAAANNILDKAGYKQGADGNRFTLKLRPAPYFNETRQFGDYLRQALAVIGINAEIVNADAAAHQKAVYTDHDFDLAVGPPVFRGDPAISTTILVQSGTPAGVPFSNQGGYVNPELDKIIQQASETIDTAARTDLYRKFQQLVVADLPLINVAEWGFITVARDTVLNVSNNPRWAVSNWGDTALQS; via the coding sequence ATGACCATATCATCTATCTCGCGGCGCACGCTGATGAAGGGCACCGCCCTGCTGCTGGCCTCGACGGCGCTCGCCCGACAGGCACTTGGGCAGGCCGCGCCCGGCGGCGGCCGGCTGATCGTTGCCGCCGATTCCGAGCCGAAGAACCTCAATCCCGCAATCGTTGCCTCGAACGGCGTCTTCTTCGTCGCAAGCAAAGTGATCGAGCCGCTGGCCGAAGCATCGTTCGACGGCAAGGACGGGCTTTCGCCGCGCCTCGCCACCTCCTGGGAGGGTTCGGCCGACGGCCTTTCCGTCATCTTCAAGCTGCGCGATGGCGTCACCTGGCACGACGGCAAGCCGTTCACCTCGGTCGATGTCGCCTTTTCCGCGCTGAACATCTGGAAACCGCTGCAGAATCTCGGCCGCCTGGTCTTCGCCAATCTCGAAGCCGTCGACACGCCTGACGATTACACCGCGATCTTCCGCTTCTCCAGGCCGACGCCGTTCCAGCTGATCCGCAACGCGCTGCCTGTCGTCACCAGCGTCGTCGCCAAGCACATTTTCGACGGGACCGATATCGCCACCAACCCGGCCAACAACACGCCGATCGGCACCGGCCCCTTCAAGTTCGCCGAACACAAACCCGGCGAATATTACCGGCTGACGCGCAATGAGAATTACTGGGACAAGGAGCAGCCGAAACTCGATGAGATCGTCTTCCGCGTGCTGCCCGATCGCGAAGCAGCGGGCTCGGCGCTCGAAGCGGAAGAAATCCAGCTTGCCGCCTTCTCGGCTGTGCCGCTGGCCGATCTCGACCGTATCTCGAAGGTCGCCGGCATCAAGGTGATCTCGAAGGGCTACGAGGCCCTGACCTACCAGCTCGTCGTCGAGATCAATCATCGCCGCAAGGAGCTTGCCGATCTCAGGGTGCGCCAGGCGATTGCGCAGGCAATCGACAAGAAATTCGTGGTCGACACGATCTTCCTCGGCTACGCCGCCGCCTCCACCGGTCCCGTGCCGAAGAATGCGCCGCAGTTCTACACGCCGGATGTCGCGGCCTATGATTTCAACCCTGCCGCCGCCAACAACATCCTCGACAAGGCAGGCTACAAGCAAGGGGCAGACGGCAACCGATTCACGCTGAAGCTTCGCCCCGCGCCCTATTTCAACGAAACCCGCCAGTTCGGCGATTACCTTCGCCAGGCGCTGGCGGTGATCGGCATCAATGCCGAGATTGTCAATGCCGATGCGGCCGCGCACCAGAAAGCTGTTTATACCGATCACGACTTCGATCTTGCCGTCGGCCCGCCGGTCTTCCGCGGCGATCCGGCGATCTCCACCACCATTCTCGTCCAGTCCGGTACGCCAGCCGGCGTGCCCTTCTCCAATCAGGGCGGCTACGTCAATCCGGAACTCGACAAGATCATCCAGCAGGCATCCGAAACCATCGACACGGCGGCGCGCACCGATCTCTACCGCAAGTTCCAGCAGTTGGTCGTCGCCGACCTCCCGCTGATCAACGTTGCGGAATGGGGCTTCATCACCGTTGCGCGCGACACCGTGCTCAACGTCTCGAACAACCCGCGCTGGGCCGTCTCGAACTGGGGCGATACCGCGCTGCAATCGTGA